From Bradyrhizobium sp. sBnM-33:
CCATGGGCAACCATGATTCGGAGATCGTGGACGCGGGCAGCGTCGATTGAGGAGACGCTTGCGTTGTGGGCGGCGTCGCTTCGAGAGATCAAGAAGCTGATACGTCCGTTGTTCACGCAAGAGCGTGTTGCGATGAATGCAGGCCTGTTCCTGGAAGGTCTGCTCGGAGATGAGCAGCGCAAGACCGGTTGGATGCGCGCGGAGGCGGCTGGCGATCCAGGCCCATGGCGGCAGCAGGCAATCCTGGGTCGTGGGGATTGGGACGCTGATGCCCTGCGCGATATCGTGCGCGACTATGTCATCGAGCATTTGGCGGATGACGATGCGGTCCTCGTGATCGACGAGACCGGTTTTCTCAAGCAGGGCAAGGCGTCGTGCGGAGTGGCGCGGCAATACACTGGTTCGGCGGGCAAGATCACGAACTGCCAGATCGGCGTCTTCGCTGCCTATGTTTCGCGCCACGGTCATGCATTCATCGATCGTGCGCTGTATCTTCCGAAGGAGTGGACCGACGATCCGGATCGTCTGGAAGCGGCCTATGTGCCTGCCGATGTCGGCTTTGCGACCAAACCAAAGCTTGCGACGAGAATGATCGCACGCGCGATAGCCGCGCCTGTACCATTCAGGTGGGTTGCCGCTGATACCGTCTACGGCGTTGGCGACATCGAACAGCAATTACGTCGGGCAGGCAAAGGCTACGTGCTTGGGGTCAGCAGCGCTCATGTGTTTCGATCTTGGGGCAAACGACCGCCGGTCGCCGGTACGGCCGCAGACATCGCGCGGACGCGGCGCTCATCCGACTGGAAGCGCTTGTCGGCAGGAGCCGGAACCAAGGGACCGCGGCT
This genomic window contains:
- a CDS encoding IS701 family transposase, which translates into the protein MIRRSWTRAASIEETLALWAASLREIKKLIRPLFTQERVAMNAGLFLEGLLGDEQRKTGWMRAEAAGDPGPWRQQAILGRGDWDADALRDIVRDYVIEHLADDDAVLVIDETGFLKQGKASCGVARQYTGSAGKITNCQIGVFAAYVSRHGHAFIDRALYLPKEWTDDPDRLEAAYVPADVGFATKPKLATRMIARAIAAPVPFRWVAADTVYGVGDIEQQLRRAGKGYVLGVSSAHVFRSWGKRPPVAGTAADIARTRRSSDWKRLSAGAGTKGPRLHDWCYLELADLEVEEFNSANQGLWTRGLLIRRRIADGDLAFFTTWCPAGTSIETLIAVEGHRWAIEDSFETAKNEFGLDHNESRSWHGWHRHVSLVMLAFAMMAAIRHRANPPPPKKTKRRPPAKAKTQPRRR